A single Bacteroidales bacterium DNA region contains:
- a CDS encoding uroporphyrinogen decarboxylase family protein, translated as MNKKECFSRLLKGEPIDRTLFRPIVMHFAARYAGHTYGELASDYKVLVESNMRVMEDFDTDMVGLISDPYRETSAFGAPVEFLPEAVPRCNTKIVTSYEDVQALKNPDVYKSERTRDRIKGAEYYQQLLKGEVPVIGWIEGPLAEAADLAGVSEMLMQLMTDPDFSNSLLDKCVVTAKDFAKAQLEAGCDIIGMGDAICSQIDPNTYATYVKDRQKEIVDFIHEQGGLVKLHICGDITHLLSEIKDLGVDILDLDWQVDLEEAYKIVGPDVIRCGNINPVDIQDGSYEEVKKISRTL; from the coding sequence ATGAATAAAAAAGAATGTTTTTCCCGGCTTCTCAAGGGTGAACCTATTGACCGGACGCTTTTCCGTCCGATCGTGATGCACTTTGCCGCCCGTTATGCCGGCCATACATACGGTGAGCTGGCTTCTGACTACAAGGTGCTCGTTGAATCGAACATGCGTGTGATGGAAGATTTCGACACCGATATGGTGGGTTTGATATCGGATCCCTACCGGGAGACTTCAGCTTTCGGAGCGCCGGTAGAGTTCCTGCCTGAGGCTGTACCCCGTTGCAATACAAAAATTGTTACTTCCTATGAAGACGTTCAGGCGCTCAAAAACCCTGATGTGTATAAAAGCGAACGCACCCGTGACCGTATCAAAGGCGCCGAATATTACCAGCAATTATTAAAGGGAGAAGTACCGGTTATAGGCTGGATAGAAGGTCCGCTTGCCGAAGCTGCAGACCTTGCAGGTGTTTCGGAAATGCTTATGCAATTGATGACCGATCCGGATTTTTCCAATAGCCTTCTGGACAAATGCGTCGTTACAGCCAAAGACTTCGCCAAAGCTCAATTAGAAGCCGGATGCGATATCATCGGAATGGGAGATGCCATCTGCTCCCAGATTGATCCAAACACCTATGCAACTTATGTCAAAGACCGCCAGAAGGAAATTGTTGACTTCATCCATGAACAGGGTGGTCTGGTAAAATTACACATCTGTGGCGACATAACCCATCTGCTAAGTGAAATCAAAGATCTGGGAGTTGACATCCTTGACCTCGACTGGCAGGTAGATCTTGAAGAGGCTTATAAAATTGTCGGACCGGATGTGATTCGTTGCGGCAACATCAACCCTGTGGATATTCAGGACGGCTCGTATGAAGAAGTGAAAAAAATCTCCAGGACACTT